A single window of Vigna unguiculata cultivar IT97K-499-35 chromosome 1, ASM411807v1, whole genome shotgun sequence DNA harbors:
- the LOC114165316 gene encoding HVA22-like protein i has translation MLGDFITRCLILLLGYAYPGFECYKTVENSRAGNDELRFWCQYWIIVALFTVVENFADVVVGWFPLYGELKLALFIYLWYPKTKGTGYVYNAILRPYVSSHENDIEKKFREWRARAWDLAIFYWQNCTELGQATTFQILDFLAGQSKKFSSKSFAKKKDKMGPTPSAPPLSSIRDSLFENNHSNFPGRKNKKGE, from the exons ATGTTGGGGGATTTCATCACTCGATGTCTTAT ATTGCTTCTTGGGTACGCGTACCCTGGATTTGAATGCTACAAAACTGTGGAAAACAGCAGGGCCGGTAACGATGAACTTCGATTCTGGTGTCAATACTG GATCATTGTAGCACTTTTCACAGTAGTGGAGAATTTTGCAGATGTTGTTGTTGGATG GTTTCCCTTATACGGAGAGTTGAAGCTTGCACTCTTCATCTACTTGTGGTATCCGAAAACTAAG GGAACCGGATATGTTTATAATGCAATTTTGCGTCCTTatgtgtcaagccatgaaaatGACATTGAGAAAAAGTTCCGAGAGTGGCGAGCTAGAGCCTGGGATTTAGCCATTTTTTACTGGCAAAACTGCACAGAGTTGGGGCAAGCTACAACTTTCCAGATTCTAGACTTCTTGGCTGGACAATCTAAAAAGTTTTCCAGCAAATCCTTCGCTAAG AAAAAAGACAAGATGGGTCCAACTCCGAGTGCCCCACCACTGTCTTCAATTCGAGACTCTCTCTTTGAAAACAATCATAGCAATTTCCCAGGCCGCAAGAACAAGAAAGGGGAATAA
- the LOC114186091 gene encoding 2-Cys peroxiredoxin BAS1, chloroplastic: protein MASLAPSASLISSNPNILFSPKFPSSSFSSLSFPNSSHSLFKPLRTSLNPSSPARKTFVARASSELPLVGNIAPDFEAEAVFDQEFIKVKLSDYIGKKYVILFFYPLDFTFVCPTEITAFSDRHAEFEELNTEILGVSVDSVFSHLAWVQTDRKSGGLGDLKYPLISDITKSISKSFGVLIPDQGIALRGLFIIDKEGVIQHSTINNLAIGRSVDETKRTLQALQYVQENPDEVCPAGWKPGEKSMKPDPKLSKEFFSAI, encoded by the exons ATGGCTTCTTTGGCTCCCTCTGCTTCTCTCATCTCCTCCAACCCTAACATTCTCTTCTCTCCCAAATTCCCTTCTTCCTCCTTTTCCTCTCTCTCCTTCCCCAATTCCTCCCATTCACTTTTCAAACCTTTACGCACTTCTCTTAATCCTTCATCTCCCGCTCGCAAAACCTTCGTTGCCAGGGCTTCG aGTGAACTTCCATTGGTTGGGAACATAGCTCCGGACTTTGAAGCAGAGGCTGTTTTTGATCAGGAGTTCATCAAG GTCAAACTATCTGAttatattggaaaaaaatatgttatccTCTTTTTCTACCCATTGGATTTCACATTCGTTTGTCCGACAG AAATCACTGCTTTCAGTGATCGGCATGCAGAGTTTGAGGAACTAAATACAGAGATTTTGGGTGTTTCAGTTGACAGTGTG TTTTCACACCTTGCATGGGTTCAAACTGATAGAAAGTCGGGTGGTCTTGGCGACTTGAAGTATCCTTTGATTTCTGATATCACCAAATCCATCTCGAAATCTTTTGGTGTTCTCATTCCCGATCAG GGGATTGCATTGAGAGGATTGTTCATTATTGACAAGGAAGGTGTTATTCAGCATTCTACCATTAACAACCTGGCCATCGGTAGAAGTGTTGATGAGACAAAGAGAACACTCCAG GCCTTGCAATATGTGCAGGAAAACCCGGATGAAGTTTGCCCAGCTGGGTGGAAGCCTGGTGAGAAGTCCATGAAACCAGACCCTAAACTTAGCAAAGAGTTCTTCTCTGCTATTTAG
- the LOC114177504 gene encoding uncharacterized protein LOC114177504 isoform X2: MSLLQKGLCCVFHIRNHNVSSLNLSSAVVCTATNFHAPNPPSKTNLQSMTRGKARRILKPLPAALPVPPPLDLTEDNVRQALEDARQELGQIFDTSVGMTALGVAFGTSVPRSLPESPIISNRGFLRFWRLI, encoded by the exons ATGTCCTTATTACAGAAGGGCCTGTGTTGTGTCTTTCACATCCGTAACCACAATGTAAGTTCTCTCAACCTCTCATCAGCGGTGGTATGCACCGCCACCAATTTCCATGCCCCAAATCCCCCATCCAAAACAAACCTTCAATcaatgacacgtggcaaagCAAGGAGGATCTTGAAACCTCTACCGGCGGCTCTTCCCGTTCCACCGCCGCTTGACCTCACCGAAGACAACGTGAGACAGGCTTTGGAGGACGCTCGACAGGAGCTGGGTCAAATCTTTGACACCTCTGTTGGTATGACAG CCTTAGGGGTCGCTTTTGGCACAAGCGTTCCACGGTCGTTGCCAGAATCGCCAATTATCTCAAACAGAGGATTCCT GAGATTTTGGAGGTTGATATAG
- the LOC114177504 gene encoding uncharacterized protein LOC114177504 isoform X1: protein MSLLQKGLCCVFHIRNHNVSSLNLSSAVVCTATNFHAPNPPSKTNLQSMTRGKARRILKPLPAALPVPPPLDLTEDNVRQALEDARQELGQIFDTSVGMTGVVELADLDGPFVKLSLRGRFWHKRSTVVARIANYLKQRIPEILEVDIEDEKQLDDSPENF from the exons ATGTCCTTATTACAGAAGGGCCTGTGTTGTGTCTTTCACATCCGTAACCACAATGTAAGTTCTCTCAACCTCTCATCAGCGGTGGTATGCACCGCCACCAATTTCCATGCCCCAAATCCCCCATCCAAAACAAACCTTCAATcaatgacacgtggcaaagCAAGGAGGATCTTGAAACCTCTACCGGCGGCTCTTCCCGTTCCACCGCCGCTTGACCTCACCGAAGACAACGTGAGACAGGCTTTGGAGGACGCTCGACAGGAGCTGGGTCAAATCTTTGACACCTCTGTTGGTATGACAG GAGTGGTTGAACTAGCTGACTTGGATGGACCTTTTGTGAAGCTTAGCCTTAGGGGTCGCTTTTGGCACAAGCGTTCCACGGTCGTTGCCAGAATCGCCAATTATCTCAAACAGAGGATTCCT GAGATTTTGGAGGTTGATATAGAAGACGAGAAACAATTGGATGATAGTCCTGAGAATTTTTAA
- the LOC114195870 gene encoding cytokinin riboside 5'-monophosphate phosphoribohydrolase LOG7-like isoform X1 → MVERRIDLVYGGGSVGLMGLVSQAVHDGGRHVLGVIPTSLMPREITGEPIGEVRAVSNMHQRKAEMARQADAFIALPGGYGTLEELLEVITWAQLGIHSKPVGLLNVDGFYNSLLSFIDKAVDEGFISPKARRIIVSAPTAKELMVELEEHVPEQDEFASKLVWEERLNFVTESEVAM, encoded by the exons ATG GTGGAGAGAAGGATTGATTTGGTGTATGGAGGTGGCAGCGTGGGGCTGATGGGTCTCGTTTCTCAGGCTGTTCATGATGGTGGGCGCCATGTTCTAGG GGTTATCCCAACAAGTCTTATGCCAAGAGAG ATAACAGGTGAACCTATCGGGGAAGTGAGAGCCGTATCTAATATGCACCAAAGGAAAGCTGAGATGGCTCGTCAAGCCGATGCCTTTATTGCCCTCCCAG GAGGATATGGAACCCTTGAAGAATTGCTGGAAGTCATTACATGGGCTCAGCTTGGGATTCACAGCAAACCC GTGGGGCTTTTGAATGTGGATGGATTTTACAATTCCTTGTTGTCTTTTATTGACAAAGCCGTTGATGAAGGCTTTATATCTCCCAAGGCACGACGCATTATCGTGTCAGCACCCACAGCCAAAGAATTGATGGTAGAACTAGAG GAACATGTCCCTGAGCAAGATGAGTTTGCATCCAAGTTGGTGTGGGAGGAAAGACTAAATTTCGTGACTGAATCAGAAgtggccatgtga
- the LOC114165322 gene encoding uncharacterized protein LOC114165322, protein MPDSTTAVTTIHLPTESSALRRHNSIAAASPVTKLSLPATTPPQRTTSLELVSLKSPFSASYTSLRDVLPSPNFAVNSPTASAYSGQEISIRNRLVKQAAWAYLQPMSASPGGASTPHFLRRLSAASLDFIFHHLVPAVSRFFRGMFHAIRVHVCTRCYS, encoded by the coding sequence ATGCCAGACTCCACCACCGCCGTCACTACCATCCACCTTCCGACAGAGTCCTCAGCCCTCCGCCGCCACAACTCCATCGCCGCCGCATCACCGGTCACCAAACTCTCCCTCCCCGCCACTACGCCGCCGCAACGCACCACGAGCTTGGAACTTGTGTCCTTGAAATCCCCCTTCTCCGCCTCCTACACGTCCCTCCGAGACGTGCTCCCTTCCCCCAACTTCGCCGTGAACTCCCCCACCGCCTCCGCGTACTCCGGCCAAGAAATTTCCATCCGCAACCGCCTGGTAAAGCAGGCTGCTTGGGCCTACCTGCAGCCCATGTCCGCCTCCCCCGGCGGCGCTTCCACCCCCCACTTCCTCCGCCGCCTCTCCGCCGCCTCCCTCGACTTCATCTTCCACCACTTGGTCCCCGCCGTTTCCCGATTTTTCCGTGGAATGTTCCACGCTATCAGGGTCCACGTGTGCACACGATGCTACTCTTGA
- the LOC114186082 gene encoding 2-Cys peroxiredoxin BAS1, chloroplastic-like has product MASSAPSASLISSNPNILFSPKFPSSSSFSSISFPNSSNSLFKPLRTSLNPSSRALKPFVAKASSELPLVGNTAPDFEAEAVFDQEFIKVKLSEYIGKKYVILFFYPLDFTFVCPTEITAFSDRHAEFEELNTEILGVSVDSVFSHLAWVQTDRKSGGLGDLKYPLISDVTKSISKSYGVLIPDQGIALRGLFIIDKEGVIQHSTINNLAIGRSVDETKRTLQALQYVQQNPDEVCPAGWKPGEKSMKPDPKLSKEYFSAI; this is encoded by the exons ATGGCTTCCTCCGCTCCTTCTGCTTCTCTCATCTCATCAAACCCTAACATTCTCTTTTCTCCCAAattcccttcttcttcttcattttcttccatCTCCTTCCCCAATTCCTCCAATTCTCTTTTCAAACCTTTACGCACTTCTCTTAATCCATCGTCTCGCGCTCTCAAACCCTTCGTTGCCAAGGCTTCG aGTGAACTTCCATTAGTCGGGAACACAGCACCGGATTTTGAAGCAGAGGCTGTTTTTGATCAGGAGTTCATCAAG GTCAAACTATCTGAATATATTGGGAAAAAATATGTTATCCTCTTTTTCTACCCATTGGACTTCACATTCGTTTGTCCGACAG AAATCACCGCCTTCAGTGACCGTCATGCAGAGTTTGAGGAACTAAATACAGAGATTTTGGGTGTTTCAGTTGACAGTGTG TTTTCACACCTTGCATGGGTTCAAACTGATAGAAAGTCGGGTGGTCTTGGCGACTTGAAGTATCCTTTGATTTCTGATGTCACCAAATCCATCTCAAAATCTTATGGTGTTCTCATTCCCGATCAG GGGATTGCATTGAGAGGATTGTTCATTATTGACAAGGAAGGGGTTATTCAGCATTCTACCATTAACAACCTGGCCATTGGTAGAAGTGTTGATGAGACAAAGAGAACACTCCAG GCCTTGCAGTATGTGCAGCAGAACCCAGATGAAGTTTGCCCAGCTGGGTGGAAGCCTGGTGAGAAGTCCATGAAACCAGACCCTAAACTTAGCAAAGAGTACTTCTCTGCTATTTAG
- the LOC114195870 gene encoding cytokinin riboside 5'-monophosphate phosphoribohydrolase LOG7-like isoform X2, whose product MEDTKSRFKRICVFCGSSSGKKPTYQEAAVQLGKELVERRIDLVYGGGSVGLMGLVSQAVHDGGRHVLGVIPTSLMPREITGEPIGEVRAVSNMHQRKAEMARQADAFIALPGGYGTLEELLEVITWAQLGIHSKPVGLLNVDGFYNSLLSFIDKAVDEGFISPKARRIIVSAPTAKELMVELEEHVPEQDEFASKLVWEERLNFVTESEVAM is encoded by the exons ATGGAAGACACCAAATCCAGGTTCAAGAGGATTTGCGTTTTCTGTGGCAGCAGTTCAGGAAAAAAACCTACCTATCAAGAAGCTGCTGTTCAACTCGGCAAGGAACTG GTGGAGAGAAGGATTGATTTGGTGTATGGAGGTGGCAGCGTGGGGCTGATGGGTCTCGTTTCTCAGGCTGTTCATGATGGTGGGCGCCATGTTCTAGG GGTTATCCCAACAAGTCTTATGCCAAGAGAG ATAACAGGTGAACCTATCGGGGAAGTGAGAGCCGTATCTAATATGCACCAAAGGAAAGCTGAGATGGCTCGTCAAGCCGATGCCTTTATTGCCCTCCCAG GAGGATATGGAACCCTTGAAGAATTGCTGGAAGTCATTACATGGGCTCAGCTTGGGATTCACAGCAAACCC GTGGGGCTTTTGAATGTGGATGGATTTTACAATTCCTTGTTGTCTTTTATTGACAAAGCCGTTGATGAAGGCTTTATATCTCCCAAGGCACGACGCATTATCGTGTCAGCACCCACAGCCAAAGAATTGATGGTAGAACTAGAG GAACATGTCCCTGAGCAAGATGAGTTTGCATCCAAGTTGGTGTGGGAGGAAAGACTAAATTTCGTGACTGAATCAGAAgtggccatgtga